Genomic window (Planctomycetota bacterium):
TGCTCAACCCGCACACCGGCGAAAGCCGACGCATCGACGGCCCGCTCTATCACGCCAGCCCCGACGGCCGACTCATCTGCGGCACCAACCCCAAAGCCATGCGTCGCACCCAGGGCGGTTACGGCGTCGCCTTGCCCAACGACGCCGTCCCGCTCAACGAGGGCGCACCCGCCGACGACGGACTGTTCATCACCGACGTCGAGGCCAACACCCGCACGCTCGCCGTGAGTCTTGCCGATGCGGCGGACAAGTTCGCCGAGCCGCTCGGACTGACCGATCCGGAGAAGTTCCGCGTGTACGGGTTTCACTCCAAGTTCTCGCCCACCGGCGAACGCGTGCTGTTCACCATGCGTTGGTACTCGGCGACGCACGGGGCCGACGCGTTCGGCGTCCATGACATGCGCGGCCAGACCCGCTACGCCGTCCTGACCTGCAAACCCGACGGCACGGACCTGCAGCTCGGCGTCGGCCCGGACGAATGGGACAAGGACGGCCACCACATCAACTGGCACCCCGACGGCAACGCCCTCTCGCTCAACCTGAGGATCGAGCAAGAGCTGATGACCCTGTGTCGCGTCGACTTGGACGGGTCCAACCTGCGTGCGATCTCCGAACTCGACAACGGCTCGGGACACCCCACCGTTCACCCCGACGACCGGCATGTGCTCACCGACGTCTACGCCCACGAGTCTCGCGCCTTCGGCGACGGCACGACGCCGCTGCGTTGGATCGACACGCACACGAACGAAGAAACCTGCATCGCCCGAATCCCGAGCAAAACGCCCCAGGGCGGCATCCTCCGCGTCGACCCGCACCCGGCCTGGGATCGCACATGGACGTGGGTCGCGTTCAACGCCTTCCCCGGTACGCGCCGCGTCTACCTCGCCGACTTCTCAAGTCTGCTCTGAACGCAAAACGAGCTTCCCGAGCAACACCGGCACCATTCCGACCCCGACCCAGATCATCGACCCGCCGAGGAACCCGTACGCGAAGAACGGCAACGCCTGGACGACCACGACCGCGTACACGATCCAGATGATGCGGGTCGGCGGCGCGTTGCGTCGGAACATGGCGAGCCAGACGTACGCCGGGAAGATCAACCCGTAGAAGCCGAGGAACACGCGGTAGCCGATCTCCGGCAAGTCGTACCGCCCCGGTACTTCGACGAACCACGTTGCGAGTCCGTCGACGAGTGCAAGCAACACCGCCCCGGCCAGCCCGACCGCCATCGGCCGCGAAAAGCCACCGATCGCGCACGCACCCGGACACGTCCGGCGGTGCAGTTCCGTCATGCCGCGGACATGCACGCTGACGGTGAAGATCGACTGCCAGACGACGTGCCCGCCGAGCAACGCGACGGCCCATCGCGGGACACCGTCAAGGATGATCGAGGCGCACAGAAACGTCCCGCCGATCATCACGAGGAAGAAGATGCCGAAGCCCAACGCGAACGTCTGCGGCCCCCGAACCCCGGCGGCTTGTCGGGCCGAGTGGAACGTCGGGTCCAGGTACGGGCATAGCGCGAAGCCGAACAGGCACGCGATGCCGAGCCCGACCCATTCGCCGCCGGGCGCAAAGGCGTTGACCTTCTCGAACCCGCCGATGCCCACCGCGACGCCGACGAGCAACACCGACGCCAGCCAAACCGCCGGCGACCAACGCATGGCCGACTTGAGGTCGGGAAACACCGGCCGAACCACGCAAAGCACCAGCGCCGCCGCCGCGACCAGTGCGGGGATCTCGCCGACCCATTGCCGCAGGATCGCCACGGCGAAGTAGACGTGAAACGCGACGGTCACGATGGCGAACGCCTGCATCACCTTGCCGTGATGCATTTCCATCTCGTGTGACGCCTCGGCCGAGGGCACGAGCCGCCCCATGGCCGCCGCACCGATGACGTTGGGCAGCGCGAACACCAGCCACGCACCGATGCCCATGTCCCGCATGAGCACCGTCGGCAGGTGCATGCCGATGACCCACGTCCAGCTCACCGCGAGGAACATGGCGATGGGAAACGCCGAGAGTCGTCCTTGGTCCTTGGTCATTTGTCCTGGGTGAGCGGCAGCGATACCGTCGGAACTTACGCGGTTCCGACGCAAAGGACCAAACTCGAAGCTCCAAGGACAGAATCTCATGCGCGCCAGCGACATCCGAAAAGGACAGGCCGTCATTATCGACGGCAACCTCTACGTCATCACCGAAGCCGACCACAACACGCCCGGCAACCTGCGGGCCAAGGTCCAGTTCAAGATGCGCGACGTCCGCAAGGGCACCATCCAGAACAAGCGCGTCGGTGCTACCGACGACATCGAGACCGCCAACCTCGACCGACGCACCGTCGAATACCTCTACGAGGACGGCACCGGCTACGTCTTCATGGACAACGAGACCTACGAGCAGTCCACCATCCCGGCCGATGTTATCGGCAACGACATCAAGTTCCTCAAGCCCAACGAGCAGATCACCGCCAGCTTCCTCGAAGGGGAATTGGTCACCTACGAACTGCCCAACAACGTCGAGCTCGAGGTCAAGGAGTGCCCGCCCGGCATCAAGGGCGCGACCGTCACCAACCAGACCAAGGACGCCACGATGGAGACCGGCTTGGTCGTGAAGGTCCCGCCGTTCATCGAGGCCGGCCAACTCATCCGCGTCAGCTGCTCCGATGGGTCGTACATCGAACGGGTGAACAAGTAGGCGACGAAACGGCCCCGCGTTATTTGCGGCTCATCTCACGAAGTTCGTCGGCCGCATCGTGCTCGGCGTCGAGCTGTTCCTTGATCGGCGCGATGATGTCGATGATCGCCTGGGTCACTCGAATCTGGTTCATCGTCGCGTCGACGGTGCTGACCAGCTGACGGCCGTAGAAGTCCAGCAGCGGCTTGCTGTCACGCTCGTAGACGTCAAGGCGTTTGCGGATGACGTCGTCGCTGGCGTCGTCAACACGGTTTTCCTTGAGCGCGCGACGCCGCAGGCGCTCGACCATCTTTTCCTTGTCGGCCCGCAGGTAGATGATCCGGCGGACGTCGATCGTGTCGGTGAGCAACCGAGCTTGCTCGACGCTGCGCGGGATCCCGTCGAGGACCAACGCCTCGGACTCCGGGTGGTAGCGGTTGATCAGCTCCATGCCGCGGATGTACTGCTTCCAGATGTCGACGGTGAACGCATCGGGCACGAGCTCGCCGCGCGAGGAGTACTCCCACGCGATCCGCCCGGCTTCGGAGTGCAGGTCCAGCGAGCGGAAGATGTCGCCGGTCGCGGAGTGGAAGAACCCGGGAATCGCCGAGAGCACCCGCCCCTGGGTCCCCTTGCCCGACCCCGGCGGCCCGAAGAGCAAAATGGCCGGATAGTGCATGTGAAAAACCTATCACCTAGAGGGCAACCCGGAAACAAGCCCTTGTGAAAATGTTCACAAAGTCACCCGCTTCCGGTCGTGAGGGAAACCCTGACCAAACATCCGCTGGCCGCTCGCGTAGCCGAGGCATCATCCATCGCCCCCGCCCTGGAGTTTCTGCACGACGTTGAAGTCTTCGAGCGTGGTGACGTCGCCGGTGACTTCCTTACCGGCGGCAACTTGGCGCAGCAGGCGCCGCATGATCTTGCCGCTGCGGGTCTTGGGCAGGGCCTCGGCGTAGCGGATCTCGTCAGGGCGGGCGATGGCGCCGATCTCGGTTTGGACCTGCTTTTTGAGCACTTTGGTCAACTCGTCGTCGGCGGTGAAGCCGGTCTTGAGCGTGACGAACGCACACACCGCTTCGCCCTTGACGTCATGAGGCATGCCGACGACCGCCGACTCGGCGACGGCTTCATGGGCGACCAGCGCACTCTCGATCTCGGCAGTGCCCAAGCGGTGGCCGGACACGTTGAGCACGTCGTCCATGCGTCCCATGATCCAGAAGTAGCCGTCGTCGTCCCGGCGTGCGCCGTCGCCGGAGAAGTACATGCCTGGCACGTCGGACCAATACGTTTTGACGAACCGGTCACGGTCACCGAGGACACCACGGAGCATGGACGGCCAGGGTTTGCGGATGACGAGCAGGCCGCCCTCGTTGGGCGGGACTTCATTGCCCTGCCGGTCGACGATCGCGGCGTCGATGCCGAAGAACGGCAGCGTCGCGGTGCCGGGCTTGGTCGGCGTCGCACCAGGGACGGGCGTGACCATGTGACCACCCGTTTCGGTCTGCCACCACGTGTCGGCGATCGGGCACTTCCCGCCGCCGATGTGCTCGTGGTACCACATCCACGCTTCAGGGTTGATCGGCTCGCCGACCGTGCCGAGCATGCGCAGCGAGGAAAGGTCGTGCTTCTCGACATGCTCGACGCCGGCCTTCATGAACGCACGGATCGCGGTCGGGGCGGTGTAAAACACGGTGACCTTGTGACGCTCGACGATGTCCCAGAACCGGTTCCACTCCGGGTAGTTGGGCGCCCCCTCGTACATCAGGCAAGTCGAGCCGTTGAGCAGCGGCCCGTAAGCGATGTACGAGTGCCCGGTGATCCAGCCGACGTCGGCGGTACACCAGTACACGTCGTCCTCGTGGATGTCGAAGGTGTATTTGGTCGTCAGGTACGCATAAGTCATGTACCCGGCGGTGGTGTGCATGATGCCCTTGGGCTTGCCGGTCGAGCCGCTGGTGTAGAGGACGAACAGCAGGTCCTCGCTGTCCATCGGCTCGGCGGCGCAGTCGTCGGGCTGGGCGTTGAACAACTCGCTGTCCCAATAGTCGCGGCCATCGGTCATCGGCACGTCGTTGCCGCACCGCTTGAACACCACGCACTTCTCGGCGTGAGGGACGTTGGCGAGCGCTTCGTCGACGGTCGTCTTGAGTGGCAGCACCTTGCCGCGTCGGTAGGAGCCATCGCTGGTGAGGATGACTTTGCTGCCGGCGTCGTTCATGCGGTCGGCGATCGCGCCGGCGGAGAAGCCGGCAAACACGACCGAGTGCGGTGCGCCGATCCGCGTGCAAGCGAGCATCGCCGCCACGGCCTCCGGGATCATCGGCATGTAGATCGTGACCACATCGCCCTTGCCCACGCCCAACGCTTTGAGCCCGTTGGCGATGCGACAG
Coding sequences:
- the efp gene encoding elongation factor P is translated as MRASDIRKGQAVIIDGNLYVITEADHNTPGNLRAKVQFKMRDVRKGTIQNKRVGATDDIETANLDRRTVEYLYEDGTGYVFMDNETYEQSTIPADVIGNDIKFLKPNEQITASFLEGELVTYELPNNVELEVKECPPGIKGATVTNQTKDATMETGLVVKVPPFIEAGQLIRVSCSDGSYIERVNK
- a CDS encoding nucleoside monophosphate kinase, with product MHYPAILLFGPPGSGKGTQGRVLSAIPGFFHSATGDIFRSLDLHSEAGRIAWEYSSRGELVPDAFTVDIWKQYIRGMELINRYHPESEALVLDGIPRSVEQARLLTDTIDVRRIIYLRADKEKMVERLRRRALKENRVDDASDDVIRKRLDVYERDSKPLLDFYGRQLVSTVDATMNQIRVTQAIIDIIAPIKEQLDAEHDAADELREMSRK
- the acs gene encoding acetate--CoA ligase; the encoded protein is MSDNIQSFEQESRVFDPPAAFSSSAHIKSMDEYRALWQRSIDDPDGFWGEVAQTFDWMKPYDKVCEFEAPDARWFVGGQTNMAHNCLDRIIAEGKGDKTALLWESEPVDDAGKPEVRAITYGELKSMTCRIANGLKALGVGKGDVVTIYMPMIPEAVAAMLACTRIGAPHSVVFAGFSAGAIADRMNDAGSKVILTSDGSYRRGKVLPLKTTVDEALANVPHAEKCVVFKRCGNDVPMTDGRDYWDSELFNAQPDDCAAEPMDSEDLLFVLYTSGSTGKPKGIMHTTAGYMTYAYLTTKYTFDIHEDDVYWCTADVGWITGHSYIAYGPLLNGSTCLMYEGAPNYPEWNRFWDIVERHKVTVFYTAPTAIRAFMKAGVEHVEKHDLSSLRMLGTVGEPINPEAWMWYHEHIGGGKCPIADTWWQTETGGHMVTPVPGATPTKPGTATLPFFGIDAAIVDRQGNEVPPNEGGLLVIRKPWPSMLRGVLGDRDRFVKTYWSDVPGMYFSGDGARRDDDGYFWIMGRMDDVLNVSGHRLGTAEIESALVAHEAVAESAVVGMPHDVKGEAVCAFVTLKTGFTADDELTKVLKKQVQTEIGAIARPDEIRYAEALPKTRSGKIMRRLLRQVAAGKEVTGDVTTLEDFNVVQKLQGGGDG